In Leptolyngbya sp. NIES-2104, the genomic window GTGATTCTCTATTGGATCGAGAGCGCGAAACGATCTGAGACACGACAGAACCGAATCGAAAAGACGATCATCGCTGTTGCTCAGAATCGATCGCCCCTCGATCGAACTCCTTAAGAGGACGTTTGAAAAGTTCTTGTTTGTCGCAACGTCCCGCCCTGAAATAGAATTTCGGGCTAATCGGCGAAAGTTCTTTGAAAAGGACTAAGAGACTGAAACTGGCTCCCAGTCTACTTCAGTAGACTTTCGTCGGTTAGCCCGAAATTCATTTCAGGGCGGGAGGCAAACGAGAGCGAAAAGACTTTTTATACTTTTCAAACACCCTCTAAAGCCGCTGTAACAAGCTCATGCCATGCGTATCGGTTCCACAAGAACTGAGCAATCCAAGCTCTGTCTTTAACTCTGTCACCCGCGTCGTTTCTTTCGGGCTGGGCATCCAGGGCTTCGGATTGTTGTAGGCGTAAAACGTTTCCACCCCATCAATTCCGACCATCGCAGCGGCTGGAATCAACTCATTCGCCGATCGACGATATCGAGCCGGATGCGCCAACACCGCAAGCCCGCCTGCTTGATGAATTGCTCGAATCACTCGCGCTGCCTGAGCACGATCGCCTTGAGGAGCCGACCCTTGAAGATAAGACGCGATCGCACAATGATCTGGGTCAAACGCAAATCCTAGAATGTGCACCTCAGTTTCGAGCAGTCGAGATGTAATTTCAGTGCCCGTCCAGAGATGCGGTAAATCTGTCCCGGATTGCGCCTGCATGTAGCTCTGTGCGGTACGGTATCCGCTGATCTGATGGTGATCCGTGATTGCGAATCCTTTGAGCGATAAATCGATCGCTTGTTGCGCTAACGCTTCGGGGTGTAGCTGCCCGTCCGAGTGCGTTGTGTGCATATGGAAATTGTAGGTGAGCGGGCAACTTTCAGCCGTCAGTGAAGCGAAAACCTGTCGTAGCGCTACCGCATCCTGCGCGGCGGGTAAGGTTTCAGTCGAACTCGAAGCAAGATCAGCAGTCATAAAGCGCCTCAAACGTTACTGCCATGTCACGGGACTATATCTAATGTAATGTACTGCTTAAAAAATCGTTTCAGTATTCAACACTCAGGGTATTGAGTATACCTGATGTCATTCATCAGTCACATTGGCAAAACTGGCACAAGTGGCATTTATGCGACACCGCATTCGATGATAGGGTATATAACCAATCCCCCCTAGATGCATTTTTAAATGAGTTCCCGCCTGTGGTAGTGTTCCTGTGACTTAGCCGTAATTCGGCGCGGCGCATTCTTGCAGCACTCTGCGGGACGAATTGATGTCGCCCTCTCTCAATCGTCCTCACAGCGGCATATCGGCTGATTTTGGTTGAGTTCCTGAGACTATGATTTCTAGTACGAATAATGGCGGGTTCGCCCAGCAGGTGGAAGCAATTCGGCAACGTCTTGCCTCAATTCGCGATCGTCTCTTGGCACAGTCTAGCGTGAGTTCCCCAATCCAGACTGAGATTCAGCAAGAGCTACAGTCTGCGATCGATGTCTTGCAGACGGCACGATCGATGATTCAACAGGCGGAATCGAGTTCGACGATCGAGCAATTACGAGCTTCGGTGCGTGAGAAGGAAACTCTACTGCGTGAGATTCATCACCGAATTAAGAACAATTTGCAGATTGTGACGAGCTTGCTCGATTTGCAGGTGATGAGAACGCAAGATACGGATGTTCAGGCGCTGTTACGGAGTAATCAGAGCCGAATTAGTTCGATCGCGCTAGTGCACGATCGACTCTCACAATCGAGCAGTACTCATTCAATTCGATTGGGTGAATATGTGCAGAGTTTGGTGCCCATGTTGATTCAAACTTACGCGATCGAGCCGAATCAAATCACGCTCAGAACGGCGATCAGCGGCGAGATTGAACTCGCTTCAAATCGAGTTGTTCCGGTCGGACTAATTTTGAATGAACTGATCTCGAATGCGTTGCGACACGGACTGGCAAACCGAGGCGGCGAAGTTTCAATCCTGCTGCGCGTTGAGAATTCGCAAATTACGCTCACGGTCAGCGATACGGGCGATCGATTTCCAGCGAATTTTGATCTAAACGCGCCTCAAACGTTAGGATTTCAGATCATCAATTCGCTGGTGCAGCAATTGAATGCCAGTTTAGGAGTCGATCGAACTCCCAGAACTGCAATTACGATCCGGTTTGACGCTGCTGATCCGGAGTAGTCAGTCCATGTTCGAGCGCGAATCGAACGAGTTCCGTACGGCTATTGGTTCCGGTTTTGCTGAACAGGCGGCTGACGTATTTCTCGACGTTGCGAACACTGGTATCGAGACGACGGGCGATTTCTTTGTTCATCAAGCCATCAACGACGAGATCTAAAACGCTCTGTTCTCTCGGCGTGAAATCGAGTTTCATCGGAGCCGGAGTTTGGACGATCGCGCCTCGTCCCTTCAATTCGGCTTGAATTGCAGCAATTTGGCGAGACAGATCAGCCAGGTTCACATTTTCATCGCTGCTAGTGGACTTGAGATCGGCACGTTGTTTGAGCAGGCGAGTGACGATCGCAACGAGTTCATCCGGATCAAACGGTTTCGGTAAGTAAGCATCACAGCCCGCATCGTAGCCTTGAATGCGATCGCTTTTCATGCCACGAGCGGTCAAGAAAATCACAGGTAACGTTTTGAAGCGGGCATCGTCTCGAAGCTGCTTGAGAAATTCATAGCCGCTCACCTGGGGCATCATCACATCGGTGATCACCAAATCCGGCTGGACTCGCTGTAAGGCTTCCCAACCTTCGCGCCCATTGGTGGCAGTGTGAACGGTGTAACCGCTGTCTTCGAGATAGGCTTGTACCGCTTCCCGGAGTCCAGGTTCGTCATCGACTAATAAGAGTTGCTCCGGCATAATTCGATCCTAGTAACGCATTTATTCAAATTTAGCGAATTTTGTGCGGTTAGGATTGGGATGCAGGAATTGGAAGAGATTCGATCGTGCGAGCTTCGTCGGAAAGTTTTGCCTGTCGTTGTCCTTCGGTACGCGCTTGGAGACAGAGTAGTCCGATCGGTGTGTTGATTAGGTCAACAAGATTCGCTTTGCCTGCGAGGAGTTTGAGAGAAGCGATCGGTAATTCTTTTAGCATCCAGCGCATCAGGCGATATCGATACTCAGAAAAATTCGGTTCTCGCATCAAATCGACACCGTGAAGTTCGTGCAAATAGCGGTTTGAGCGTCCATATCTGCGCCACTGGCTTTGGAGTTCCGCTAACGTGGTTCGATGACGGTGACGCACGATCGCGCTTTCGGCAAATTGTAATTTCCAAGCTGTTTCACGCAGGATTCGCCAGCAAATATCCGCATCGCCGCCTGTGGTGAGATAAGGACGAAATAAGCCGATTTGTTTGAATGCTTCTAATCGGATGGCAAGATTTGCAGTTTGACCGTAGGCGCAGAAGGGATGATTTAGGGTGTGTTTTTGAGAAAGGGTTTCTTGTCGATCGGCATATTGTTCTAAAACAGTATTTCCAGGAAGCGCTTTGATTTCTCCTGCCACTAAGCCGACAGCCGGATCGCTAAACGGCTGAATCAAATCAGTGAGCCAGTTCGCTTCAGGGCGACAATCGGCATCGGTAAAGGCGAGAATTTCTCCAATAGCGTTCTGAATCCCTAAATTTCGGGCAGCGTAAGAACTTTGAATTTGGGATTGATTGAAGACTCGAATGCGATCGCTTTCTGCGGCTTTCAACAATTCAGCAGTGCGATCGTTACTATTGTTATCGATTAATAGACATTCAAAATTCGAGTAAGTCTGAGCGTTCAAACATTCGAGCAAAGCGGGTAAATCTGATTCCCCGTTGTAGATGGGCACAATCACCGAAACCGATGGTAAAAAACTCATATCCAGATTGCAGAATTCGATTCTGATGTCAAAATGCCCAAAACGATCGTGGGAGTCATGGGAGTAGGAGAGCAAGCGACTCCACAAGAAATTGAA contains:
- a CDS encoding response regulator transcription factor, which produces MPEQLLLVDDEPGLREAVQAYLEDSGYTVHTATNGREGWEALQRVQPDLVITDVMMPQVSGYEFLKQLRDDARFKTLPVIFLTARGMKSDRIQGYDAGCDAYLPKPFDPDELVAIVTRLLKQRADLKSTSSDENVNLADLSRQIAAIQAELKGRGAIVQTPAPMKLDFTPREQSVLDLVVDGLMNKEIARRLDTSVRNVEKYVSRLFSKTGTNSRTELVRFALEHGLTTPDQQRQTGS
- a CDS encoding sensor histidine kinase codes for the protein MISSTNNGGFAQQVEAIRQRLASIRDRLLAQSSVSSPIQTEIQQELQSAIDVLQTARSMIQQAESSSTIEQLRASVREKETLLREIHHRIKNNLQIVTSLLDLQVMRTQDTDVQALLRSNQSRISSIALVHDRLSQSSSTHSIRLGEYVQSLVPMLIQTYAIEPNQITLRTAISGEIELASNRVVPVGLILNELISNALRHGLANRGGEVSILLRVENSQITLTVSDTGDRFPANFDLNAPQTLGFQIINSLVQQLNASLGVDRTPRTAITIRFDAADPE
- a CDS encoding PHP domain-containing protein, whose amino-acid sequence is MTADLASSSTETLPAAQDAVALRQVFASLTAESCPLTYNFHMHTTHSDGQLHPEALAQQAIDLSLKGFAITDHHQISGYRTAQSYMQAQSGTDLPHLWTGTEITSRLLETEVHILGFAFDPDHCAIASYLQGSAPQGDRAQAARVIRAIHQAGGLAVLAHPARYRRSANELIPAAAMVGIDGVETFYAYNNPKPWMPSPKETTRVTELKTELGLLSSCGTDTHGMSLLQRL
- a CDS encoding glycosyltransferase family 2 protein, whose protein sequence is MSFLPSVSVIVPIYNGESDLPALLECLNAQTYSNFECLLIDNNSNDRTAELLKAAESDRIRVFNQSQIQSSYAARNLGIQNAIGEILAFTDADCRPEANWLTDLIQPFSDPAVGLVAGEIKALPGNTVLEQYADRQETLSQKHTLNHPFCAYGQTANLAIRLEAFKQIGLFRPYLTTGGDADICWRILRETAWKLQFAESAIVRHRHRTTLAELQSQWRRYGRSNRYLHELHGVDLMREPNFSEYRYRLMRWMLKELPIASLKLLAGKANLVDLINTPIGLLCLQARTEGQRQAKLSDEARTIESLPIPASQS